The following coding sequences are from one Saprospiraceae bacterium window:
- a CDS encoding sigma-70 family RNA polymerase sigma factor gives MKSDELVLMIRQGGSNRDRALKQIYKDHKLKKSLLFWLKGTGGTEGEAEDLFQETLVIVDRNIREDKFHDKSSFSTYFISTFKFLRMNDLRKNNRFIELPDAQELTEMVTNSTIVTLIDEERNQLLDQTLTMLGEKCKKILELWKLSYSMDEISQILGLPSESMARKLKFQCMQNLIKLVNENEDLKSNLKSS, from the coding sequence ATGAAAAGCGACGAACTCGTATTAATGATCAGGCAAGGAGGAAGCAATCGCGATCGGGCTTTAAAGCAAATTTACAAGGATCACAAACTCAAAAAATCATTGCTGTTTTGGCTAAAAGGCACTGGAGGCACAGAAGGTGAAGCCGAGGACCTGTTCCAAGAAACTCTTGTAATCGTGGATCGCAACATCAGGGAAGACAAATTCCACGATAAAAGCAGTTTTTCTACATATTTTATCAGCACATTTAAGTTTCTGAGAATGAATGATTTACGTAAAAATAATCGCTTTATCGAACTACCGGATGCACAAGAATTGACGGAAATGGTAACGAATTCGACGATTGTGACACTAATAGATGAAGAAAGAAACCAACTATTAGATCAAACTCTGACCATGCTAGGGGAAAAATGTAAGAAAATCCTTGAATTATGGAAGTTGTCCTATTCTATGGATGAAATCTCACAAATCCTCGGTTTGCCATCAGAAAGTATGGCCCGGAAATTAAAATTTCAATGCATGCAGAATCTGATCAAGCTGGTGAATGAAAATGAAGATCTGAAATCAAATTTAAAATCAAGTTGA
- a CDS encoding trypsin-like peptidase domain-containing protein has translation MKKYFPFIFSGMLGGLLVLGGLKYWNEPKLQTVANTENGLAVAVSENTSPVTGPDFSLSAEKALKVVVQINAQESDQLVKQKQEELSKKYSNPFSDHPFFREFDMRGFGFGTPYYNQKKGSGSGVIYSQDGYIVTNNHVVEFADDIEVILEGGKKYKAKKVGTDPRTDLAVLKIEATDLPTLELANSDILKVGEWVLAVGNPFGYLTSTVTAGIISAKGRNLDIESNEYDPFNFDDQNDKKEGPKIEEFIQTDAAVNPGNSGGALVDATGKLVGINSAIATKTGYYSGYSFAIPSNLVVKIVKELISNGNFERGRLGIAVSNLDEEKIKELKLSIEHGVVVESLEENSSAKFAGIQPNDVITGINGKAINNYDELLKVVGLTKVGETLNISIIRDGETKTIPVRIRKGI, from the coding sequence ATGAAAAAGTATTTTCCATTCATTTTTTCCGGGATGCTCGGAGGCCTGCTTGTTTTGGGAGGTTTGAAATACTGGAATGAACCAAAGCTACAAACTGTAGCAAATACCGAAAATGGGTTGGCTGTGGCTGTGTCTGAAAATACAAGCCCTGTAACCGGCCCGGATTTTTCACTTTCAGCAGAGAAAGCACTAAAAGTAGTTGTACAAATCAATGCACAGGAAAGCGACCAACTGGTAAAACAGAAACAAGAGGAACTGAGTAAAAAATACAGCAATCCTTTTTCTGACCATCCTTTCTTTAGAGAGTTTGATATGAGAGGTTTTGGATTTGGAACTCCTTATTACAATCAGAAAAAAGGTAGCGGAAGCGGGGTGATTTATTCCCAAGACGGTTACATCGTCACCAATAATCACGTTGTTGAATTTGCTGACGACATAGAAGTAATTCTTGAAGGAGGAAAAAAATATAAAGCAAAAAAAGTCGGCACCGATCCCCGAACAGATCTGGCCGTCCTAAAAATCGAGGCCACAGATCTACCCACATTAGAACTCGCTAACTCAGATATATTGAAAGTGGGTGAGTGGGTATTGGCTGTGGGCAATCCGTTTGGATACTTAACCTCTACAGTGACAGCAGGAATTATTAGTGCAAAAGGAAGAAATCTTGATATTGAATCCAATGAATATGATCCTTTCAACTTTGACGATCAAAACGACAAAAAAGAAGGACCTAAAATTGAAGAATTCATTCAGACGGATGCAGCGGTCAACCCCGGCAATAGCGGTGGAGCACTGGTGGATGCAACAGGAAAGCTGGTAGGAATCAACAGCGCAATCGCAACCAAAACAGGATATTATAGCGGTTATTCATTCGCAATACCCAGCAACTTGGTCGTCAAAATAGTGAAAGAGCTTATCAGCAATGGAAACTTTGAAAGAGGAAGATTGGGAATTGCTGTCTCAAATTTAGATGAAGAAAAAATTAAAGAATTAAAACTTTCTATTGAGCATGGCGTTGTAGTAGAATCATTAGAAGAGAATAGCTCTGCCAAGTTTGCAGGAATACAACCCAATGATGTCATTACAGGAATCAATGGAAAAGCGATCAACAATTATGATGAATTGCTAAAAGTTGTCGGTTTGACAAAAGTGGGAGAGACCTTGAACATATCAATTATTCGCGATGGAGAAACAAAGACAATTCCTGTGCGAATACGCAAAGGAATATAA
- a CDS encoding SPOR domain-containing protein, translating to MNNLIKILLYSLLALLVVAISVMIYRRTQPEATVAETVADASDSLFLDPSFVANGPLTKEDSMILDLTGDLATKVAKPEGAGTDGVIELDYSKPVNSSPSAGTGSTIPKAQTVSQPANVDNIVSLPKSDRSSSNVGTTSAHRATVDKSTSTVKAKESKSVVTRSAPVTTKTTSAVKTKETKSSSTNTKASTGTGTFYVVAGSYIVPSGADAQVKKLKKMGFSKAIKKAFGNEEYYRAIAGQYTTHQEASTVVSRLKAKGIDDAFIKK from the coding sequence ATGAACAATTTAATCAAAATTCTACTCTACTCGCTACTTGCACTGCTAGTTGTAGCGATATCTGTCATGATTTACAGGAGGACTCAGCCGGAGGCAACAGTTGCAGAAACGGTGGCCGATGCAAGCGACAGCTTGTTTTTGGATCCTTCCTTTGTTGCTAACGGTCCCTTGACTAAAGAGGACAGTATGATACTTGACCTGACCGGAGATCTCGCCACAAAGGTTGCAAAACCGGAAGGTGCTGGAACAGATGGCGTGATTGAACTTGATTACAGTAAACCTGTTAACTCTTCTCCTTCTGCAGGAACGGGATCTACCATTCCTAAAGCACAGACTGTGTCTCAGCCTGCAAATGTGGATAATATTGTTTCTCTGCCGAAGTCGGATCGCAGTTCATCCAATGTTGGAACAACTTCTGCTCATCGTGCTACGGTTGACAAATCAACTTCAACGGTGAAAGCGAAAGAATCAAAGTCGGTAGTGACAAGATCAGCTCCGGTAACAACAAAAACTACTTCAGCTGTAAAAACTAAAGAAACAAAGTCGTCCTCTACCAACACAAAAGCAAGTACAGGCACCGGGACGTTTTATGTAGTTGCAGGCTCTTATATTGTACCTTCAGGTGCTGATGCACAAGTTAAAAAACTGAAGAAAATGGGATTCAGCAAAGCCATTAAAAAAGCCTTCGGCAATGAAGAATATTACAGAGCTATTGCTGGCCAATATACTACTCATCAGGAAGCCAGTACTGTGGTAAGTCGCCTTAAAGCAAAAGGTATAGACGACGCCTTTATCAAGAAGTAA
- a CDS encoding Smr/MutS family protein, translating to MELLLQFRPHFFQLPEDEESHRSLGIFFAIEPEYSYDGNVYFYKFYLANDSWIDVGLTIHISGQGFGEFSLKGKLPAMTMIDLFKRTADECSYKPEINVNILHKNCAKPIAKKIVFQFQNIRRQSRELHILPQRLFYTLTLLTYHDMDGRKFNPTAHQDNDFNAAFQIELPARSKKINTRNRIVELAALSRSLDLHYEERIHHSKNKHVLEIQLKKFHEYMDKVIQLECEEIEIIHGKGNGILKQKIYESLEENSYVFQITENHNGGSSKILLRYD from the coding sequence ATGGAATTGTTATTGCAATTCAGACCTCATTTTTTTCAATTACCTGAGGATGAGGAGAGTCATCGTTCACTTGGTATTTTTTTCGCAATAGAACCGGAATACAGTTATGATGGCAATGTGTACTTTTACAAGTTTTATCTTGCGAATGACAGCTGGATTGATGTTGGCTTAACGATTCATATTTCTGGTCAAGGCTTTGGAGAGTTTAGCTTAAAAGGCAAATTACCAGCTATGACTATGATTGATTTATTCAAAAGGACAGCAGATGAATGCAGTTATAAACCTGAAATCAATGTGAATATTTTGCACAAGAATTGTGCAAAACCCATCGCAAAAAAAATTGTTTTTCAGTTCCAAAATATTCGACGTCAATCAAGGGAACTGCATATTTTGCCTCAGCGACTTTTTTATACTTTGACGCTCCTGACATACCACGATATGGATGGGAGAAAATTCAATCCAACTGCTCATCAGGATAATGATTTCAACGCGGCTTTTCAAATCGAATTGCCGGCAAGATCAAAAAAAATTAACACTCGGAACAGGATAGTAGAATTGGCTGCCTTGTCTAGAAGTTTAGATCTCCACTATGAAGAAAGAATCCATCATTCGAAAAACAAACATGTACTGGAGATTCAATTGAAGAAATTTCATGAATATATGGATAAAGTGATCCAACTGGAATGTGAAGAGATCGAAATTATTCACGGGAAAGGAAATGGTATTTTAAAGCAAAAAATTTACGAATCTCTGGAAGAAAATTCATACGTATTCCAAATCACAGAAAACCATAATGGAGGGAGTAGTAAAATTCTTTTACGCTATGATTAA
- a CDS encoding diacylglycerol kinase family lipid kinase translates to MTRFLFIVNPKSGTTTKNRIVEKIRSSFNENEYTIQYTNGPRHATALASEFARKNGDTVVATGGDGTINEIAQAICDSDTKMAIIPCGSGNGLAGHLGISKEVDKAIQIIKSGHTKPMDLIRINGRICCNTTGLGFNAYVAKRFAESHARGFKTYLQIGLLDFGRYQPFACSMEHLRFNDLLTLEIANSSQLGNRAIISKYSLVSDGKAEIITLQKPNIIDVPRILTRVFAGKLHLDKNSELVSFEKATLHTDRNVELHIDGEFIMESDLFEVEVLPRQLSVYIPEKDSLH, encoded by the coding sequence TTGACCAGGTTTCTCTTTATTGTCAATCCAAAATCCGGGACCACTACTAAAAACCGAATCGTAGAGAAAATCAGGTCTTCATTTAATGAGAATGAATATACTATCCAATACACAAACGGTCCTCGTCATGCTACTGCATTGGCATCAGAATTTGCAAGAAAGAATGGAGACACAGTAGTAGCAACAGGTGGAGATGGTACCATCAATGAAATCGCACAAGCCATTTGTGATTCGGATACTAAAATGGCGATCATCCCTTGTGGATCCGGAAATGGACTGGCAGGACATCTTGGCATTTCCAAAGAAGTGGACAAAGCGATTCAAATCATCAAGTCCGGCCATACCAAACCCATGGATCTGATTAGAATTAATGGCCGTATTTGCTGTAATACTACAGGGCTGGGATTCAACGCTTATGTTGCGAAAAGATTTGCAGAAAGCCATGCTCGCGGATTCAAGACATATTTGCAAATTGGTCTTTTGGATTTTGGCAGGTATCAGCCATTTGCTTGCTCGATGGAGCACTTACGTTTTAATGATCTCCTGACCCTGGAGATTGCAAATTCTTCCCAATTAGGCAATCGTGCAATCATTTCCAAATACTCCCTTGTGTCAGATGGAAAAGCCGAAATCATCACACTTCAGAAACCAAATATTATAGACGTACCGAGAATTCTCACCAGAGTTTTTGCAGGTAAATTACATTTGGATAAAAACAGTGAGCTAGTATCATTTGAAAAAGCAACGCTACATACCGATCGAAACGTCGAACTGCACATTGATGGCGAATTTATAATGGAGTCTGATCTTTTTGAAGTAGAAGTCTTGCCTCGCCAATTAAGCGTTTATATACCCGAAAAAGATTCACTTCATTAG
- a CDS encoding MBL fold metallo-hydrolase gives MNIHRIVCNPFYENCYLVWDQGPECLIIDPGMISGQERKEMQDSLKRYGLTPSRLLLTHAHIDHVFGCQWVFDTFGLLPELHRSELAVYEAAPQVSEMYGLGKMRLPEHPHLLDETAIIVLGDLAFELLFVPGHSPGSIAYHEKIKRIIFSGDVLFEQGIGRTDLPGGNYTQLVQSLRTKMFTLPEETVVYSGHGNPTNIGAEKDMDL, from the coding sequence ATGAATATTCACCGTATAGTTTGTAATCCATTTTACGAAAACTGCTATTTGGTTTGGGATCAAGGTCCGGAATGTCTGATTATTGACCCTGGAATGATCAGTGGTCAGGAGAGGAAAGAAATGCAAGATTCCCTCAAGAGGTACGGGCTGACTCCTTCCAGATTATTATTGACCCATGCACATATCGACCATGTGTTTGGCTGTCAATGGGTGTTTGACACATTTGGCCTCTTGCCTGAGCTTCACAGGAGTGAGTTGGCTGTGTACGAAGCTGCTCCACAAGTCTCTGAAATGTACGGTTTAGGTAAAATGCGGCTCCCTGAACACCCACATTTACTCGACGAAACTGCCATCATCGTTTTGGGAGACCTCGCATTTGAACTTTTGTTTGTTCCGGGCCACAGTCCGGGAAGCATTGCATATCATGAAAAGATAAAGAGAATCATTTTTTCCGGTGATGTACTGTTTGAGCAAGGGATCGGAAGGACCGACCTTCCAGGTGGAAATTATACTCAATTGGTTCAATCCCTTCGCACGAAGATGTTTACCTTACCAGAGGAAACAGTCGTGTATTCAGGACACGGGAACCCGACCAATATAGGAGCTGAAAAGGATATGGATTTATAG
- a CDS encoding isoleucine--tRNA ligase — protein MLYREVKSLQLPEIDKEISKFWEENKIFEKSVDLREGSEVFVFYEGPPSANGKPGIHHVMGRAVKDVFCRYQTLKGKQVSRKGGWDTHGLPIELSVEKELGITKEDIGTKISIEDYNQKCRETVMRYKNEWDDITRKMGYWVDLNQPYITFEKTYIQSVWWLLKQIYNKKLLYKGYTIQPYSPAAGTGLSTHELNQPGAYREVKDVSAVALFEVNSASMNDQQKETLPDQLYIAAWTTTPWTLPSNTALAVGEKVKYAWVQCKNPYTQEIQNIIIAGDLIHSWFKKENELEKTASWEDNLDKKGGYKLMATSISGASLSGLRYKPLFNYKKPDEGDSYIVVPGDFVSTEDGTGIVHIAPSFGADDMRVAKKYGIGALTLVDQRGKFTSEVTDFAGEYVKEDYLTEAEKETEKNRQQSDRYLSVDERIVIKLKKEGKLLVSQKYTHNYPHCWRTDKPILYYPLDSWFIKVTSIKNRMVELNQQINWKPESTGTGRFGNWLENLQDWNLSRSRYWGIPLPIWRSEDGLHEKCIGSINELRAEIEKANRTLGIDQKVPEDLHRPYIDDVILVSDVDGKRMQRESDLIDVWFDSGAMPYAQWGYCPDADGNKQALPFGVDQKSKLFPADFIAEGVDQTRGWFYTLHAIGSLVFDSIAFRNVVSNGLVLDKNGEKMSKRKGNVVDPFETIKNHGADATRWYMISNADPWENLKFDLQGITEVRNKFFGTLYNTYSFFAIYANVDQFAIDELNVTPVEDRPELDRWILSKLQNLVREVRACMDDYEPTQAARKIEKFVGDELSNWYVRLSRRRFWKAESSFEKQTAFETLFECLMVCGQLISPIAPFFAEWLYKSLTDGIRNRGLVGQSPIRFESVHLTSLTVSQEEYIDLSLERRMEYAQRICTLGLSLRKSQSLRVRQPLQQILLPALSDEFKKDILMVEDLIKSELNIKSIRYLDAENDIIRKKAKPNFKTLGKKLGKHMKEGAALITEWANDQIRKIENEGIAQLRIAGENFEIGVDDIEIFTEDIPGWLVSTDEEITVALDIKLDDELLTEGFARELINRVQNLRKTNDLNVTDKIITFVESHPQLVQAVNTYSDMIKSEVLANEIQFTSDEASQEKIEWLNDETVLIGIKKV, from the coding sequence ATGTTATATCGCGAAGTAAAGAGTCTGCAGTTGCCGGAAATCGATAAAGAGATTTCAAAGTTTTGGGAGGAGAATAAAATTTTTGAGAAGAGTGTAGATCTGCGGGAAGGATCTGAGGTATTTGTATTTTATGAAGGTCCGCCGTCTGCCAACGGAAAGCCCGGTATTCATCATGTAATGGGGAGAGCTGTAAAGGATGTTTTCTGCAGATACCAAACATTGAAGGGTAAGCAGGTAAGCAGGAAAGGAGGCTGGGATACTCACGGACTACCGATCGAGCTCAGTGTTGAAAAGGAATTAGGCATTACCAAAGAAGACATCGGAACAAAAATCAGTATTGAAGACTACAATCAAAAGTGCCGTGAAACTGTGATGCGGTATAAAAATGAATGGGACGATATCACCCGAAAAATGGGCTATTGGGTCGATCTCAATCAGCCCTACATCACTTTTGAAAAAACTTATATTCAATCCGTATGGTGGTTATTGAAACAAATTTATAATAAGAAACTGCTGTACAAGGGCTATACCATTCAACCCTATTCACCGGCTGCTGGAACAGGACTGAGCACACATGAGTTGAATCAACCCGGAGCATATAGAGAAGTGAAAGATGTCTCAGCAGTTGCGCTTTTTGAGGTGAATTCTGCATCCATGAATGATCAACAAAAAGAGACTCTGCCGGATCAACTTTATATCGCCGCCTGGACAACGACACCCTGGACTTTGCCGAGCAATACAGCTCTGGCTGTAGGTGAAAAAGTAAAATATGCCTGGGTGCAATGCAAGAATCCTTACACCCAAGAAATTCAAAATATCATAATAGCTGGTGACCTGATTCATTCCTGGTTTAAAAAGGAAAATGAACTTGAAAAAACGGCTTCCTGGGAGGATAATCTCGATAAAAAAGGTGGATACAAGCTCATGGCTACTTCGATTTCCGGGGCAAGCCTTTCCGGCTTGAGATATAAGCCTTTGTTCAATTACAAGAAGCCTGACGAAGGAGATTCATATATCGTTGTACCGGGAGATTTTGTGTCCACGGAAGATGGTACAGGTATAGTGCATATAGCACCTTCATTTGGGGCTGATGACATGAGGGTGGCAAAAAAGTATGGTATTGGAGCACTCACTCTGGTGGATCAAAGAGGCAAGTTCACAAGTGAAGTCACAGACTTTGCGGGTGAATATGTCAAGGAAGATTATCTCACTGAAGCAGAAAAAGAAACAGAAAAGAATAGACAGCAATCCGATCGATATCTGTCAGTAGACGAGCGCATCGTCATCAAATTAAAAAAAGAAGGTAAACTTCTAGTATCACAAAAATACACACACAATTATCCGCATTGTTGGAGGACGGATAAACCGATACTCTATTATCCATTAGATAGCTGGTTTATCAAAGTGACCTCCATTAAAAATAGAATGGTTGAGCTCAATCAACAAATCAACTGGAAACCCGAATCCACAGGCACCGGCAGATTTGGAAACTGGTTAGAAAACCTACAAGATTGGAATTTGTCAAGATCTAGATATTGGGGAATTCCACTTCCTATCTGGAGAAGCGAAGATGGTTTACATGAAAAATGCATCGGATCTATAAATGAACTGAGAGCAGAAATAGAAAAAGCCAATCGCACTTTAGGAATAGATCAAAAGGTGCCGGAAGATTTGCATAGGCCATATATAGATGATGTGATCTTAGTTTCTGATGTTGATGGCAAGAGGATGCAAAGGGAATCTGATCTGATCGACGTGTGGTTTGACAGTGGAGCGATGCCTTATGCGCAGTGGGGTTATTGTCCGGATGCTGACGGAAATAAACAAGCTTTGCCATTTGGAGTAGACCAAAAATCAAAATTATTTCCTGCAGATTTTATTGCAGAAGGCGTTGATCAAACCCGAGGCTGGTTTTACACTCTACATGCAATTGGAAGTTTGGTTTTCGATAGTATAGCTTTTCGAAATGTGGTGTCCAACGGATTAGTATTGGACAAGAATGGAGAAAAAATGTCTAAGCGGAAAGGGAATGTTGTAGATCCTTTTGAAACCATCAAAAATCATGGAGCAGATGCAACGAGATGGTATATGATCTCCAACGCTGACCCCTGGGAAAATCTGAAATTTGATCTTCAGGGAATTACTGAAGTCAGGAATAAATTTTTTGGAACACTTTACAATACATATTCATTTTTTGCCATCTATGCCAATGTGGATCAGTTCGCCATAGATGAGCTCAATGTTACTCCAGTAGAAGACCGGCCTGAATTGGACAGGTGGATATTATCGAAGTTGCAAAATTTAGTAAGGGAAGTTCGTGCATGCATGGATGATTATGAGCCAACGCAAGCTGCCAGGAAAATAGAAAAGTTTGTGGGTGATGAATTGTCCAATTGGTACGTGAGACTTTCTAGAAGAAGATTCTGGAAAGCGGAGTCATCTTTTGAAAAGCAAACTGCATTTGAAACTCTTTTCGAGTGTCTCATGGTATGTGGACAATTAATTTCGCCGATCGCTCCATTTTTTGCAGAATGGTTGTACAAATCACTTACAGATGGTATCAGAAATAGAGGCTTGGTTGGACAAAGTCCAATCAGATTTGAAAGTGTTCATTTGACTTCGTTGACAGTCTCTCAAGAAGAGTATATTGATCTATCATTAGAGCGGCGGATGGAATATGCGCAGCGGATTTGTACTTTGGGCTTATCATTGCGAAAATCACAATCATTGAGAGTGAGACAACCTCTGCAGCAGATTTTATTGCCGGCATTGAGTGATGAATTTAAGAAAGACATACTCATGGTTGAAGATTTAATTAAATCAGAATTGAATATTAAATCGATCCGGTATCTGGATGCAGAAAACGATATCATAAGGAAGAAAGCAAAGCCCAACTTTAAAACACTTGGTAAAAAACTGGGAAAACACATGAAGGAAGGTGCGGCATTGATCACTGAATGGGCAAATGATCAAATCAGAAAAATAGAAAATGAGGGAATCGCACAGCTCCGGATTGCAGGAGAGAATTTCGAAATCGGAGTGGATGATATTGAAATTTTTACTGAGGATATTCCAGGATGGTTAGTAAGTACGGACGAAGAAATTACAGTGGCATTGGACATAAAACTCGACGATGAATTACTCACAGAAGGTTTTGCCCGTGAATTGATCAATCGAGTCCAAAATTTGAGGAAAACGAATGATTTAAATGTAACAGATAAGATCATCACTTTTGTAGAGTCACATCCACAATTGGTTCAAGCGGTAAATACATACAGCGATATGATCAAAAGCGAAGTACTTGCCAATGAGATTCAATTTACCTCAGATGAAGCAAGTCAGGAGAAAATCGAATGGTTGAATGACGAAACAGTATTGATAGGAATCAAAAAGGTATAG
- a CDS encoding VOC family protein: MKLGAFSISLSVKDIIASKAFYENIGFTVFAGDLSKNYLIMKNGNALVGLFQGMFEKNILTFNPGWDENAQALEQFDDVRTIQKAIKSNGLSMVVEADESTSGPASFIVVDPDGNPLMFDQHR, encoded by the coding sequence ATGAAATTAGGTGCGTTTTCCATTAGTTTAAGTGTGAAGGACATTATTGCTTCAAAGGCATTTTATGAAAACATTGGGTTTACTGTCTTTGCTGGAGATTTGAGCAAAAATTATTTAATCATGAAAAATGGTAATGCTTTAGTTGGTCTATTTCAGGGCATGTTTGAAAAAAATATTTTGACCTTCAATCCTGGATGGGACGAAAACGCTCAAGCTCTTGAGCAGTTTGATGATGTCAGAACCATTCAGAAGGCAATCAAATCAAATGGACTCAGTATGGTTGTGGAGGCTGACGAATCGACATCCGGACCTGCAAGTTTTATTGTAGTAGATCCGGATGGCAATCCGCTTATGTTTGATCAACATAGGTGA
- a CDS encoding flavin reductase family protein, with protein MKKKYIPKDLSTADLHQFLLGSVAPRPIAFVSTIDQDGLHNLAPYSFFNAFSSNPPILVFSSNRRVENNTTKDTLANIISSKQCVVNVVNYAIVRQMMLCSVDFPHETSEFEQAGLHEEKADYVSAALVQESPVNMECEVQEVMPLGDQGGAGHLIICKVVCMHIDENILDQNEKIDPHKIDLVGRMGRAFYVRASGDAVSSMPQSQQLPIIGYPGLPDSIKWSSVFSANDIARLAGMNAWPLQKISFEQLKDLNLDLPEKATGIQLDNIHRICSELIRKSDLEKALLILDYYRENSH; from the coding sequence ATGAAAAAAAAATATATACCCAAAGACCTGAGTACAGCAGACCTGCACCAATTTTTATTGGGCTCTGTGGCGCCAAGACCCATTGCATTTGTGAGCACAATAGATCAAGATGGATTGCACAATCTGGCTCCTTATAGTTTTTTTAATGCTTTCAGTAGCAACCCTCCAATCTTGGTGTTTTCCTCCAATAGAAGAGTTGAAAATAACACCACAAAAGATACTCTTGCGAATATCATATCTTCGAAACAATGCGTGGTCAACGTTGTGAATTATGCGATCGTAAGACAAATGATGCTGTGTTCCGTGGATTTCCCTCACGAGACAAGCGAATTTGAACAGGCAGGTTTACACGAAGAAAAAGCGGATTATGTTTCCGCTGCACTAGTACAGGAATCGCCTGTAAATATGGAATGTGAAGTCCAGGAGGTGATGCCATTGGGTGACCAGGGAGGGGCAGGACATCTGATTATTTGTAAAGTGGTATGCATGCATATTGACGAAAATATTTTGGACCAAAACGAAAAAATAGATCCACACAAAATCGACTTGGTTGGTAGAATGGGCAGAGCATTTTATGTACGAGCGAGTGGAGACGCAGTATCCTCAATGCCACAATCTCAACAGCTTCCAATCATCGGTTATCCCGGACTCCCGGATTCAATAAAATGGAGTTCGGTTTTTTCTGCCAATGACATTGCACGCCTTGCAGGTATGAATGCCTGGCCGCTTCAAAAAATAAGTTTTGAACAATTAAAAGATTTGAATCTAGACCTGCCTGAAAAAGCCACAGGTATCCAATTAGACAATATACATCGTATTTGTTCCGAGTTGATACGAAAATCGGACTTGGAAAAAGCCTTGCTTATTCTTGATTATTATAGAGAAAACTCGCATTAA
- a CDS encoding SOS response-associated peptidase codes for MCGRASLTVNEADLEERFDSDFYSEDLERYNPIPNYNIAPTHFLPLLIDKHPGQFQIYRWGLIPFWSKDIKIASKMINTRVETILEKPYFKTAVQSRRCIVPLDGFYEWQKTESGEKHPLRIQVKSEKIFATAGIYDSWRSPDGSLLHSFSILTCPSNEFMKPIHDRMPVILSRQAEKWWLSPENTWNDLLGLMVPYESDDMKAYRVKELVNQVKNNSAELLEPYESNN; via the coding sequence ATGTGTGGTCGAGCATCTCTTACTGTGAATGAAGCTGATTTGGAGGAGCGATTTGACTCGGACTTTTATTCAGAAGATTTGGAGCGATATAATCCGATACCCAATTATAACATAGCGCCAACACATTTCCTGCCACTACTGATTGACAAGCATCCGGGCCAATTTCAGATTTATCGTTGGGGATTGATTCCCTTTTGGTCAAAAGATATAAAGATCGCCTCCAAGATGATCAATACACGGGTAGAGACAATTTTGGAAAAACCTTATTTTAAAACTGCTGTCCAATCACGCAGGTGCATTGTTCCTCTGGATGGTTTTTACGAGTGGCAAAAAACAGAATCGGGAGAAAAACATCCATTGAGAATTCAGGTTAAAAGCGAAAAAATTTTTGCTACTGCAGGGATTTATGATAGTTGGAGATCACCGGATGGCTCTCTTTTGCATAGCTTTTCTATACTTACTTGTCCGTCCAACGAATTCATGAAACCCATCCATGACAGGATGCCTGTGATACTCTCCAGGCAAGCCGAAAAATGGTGGTTGAGCCCTGAAAATACCTGGAATGATTTATTAGGGCTAATGGTACCTTATGAATCGGATGATATGAAAGCATACCGGGTCAAGGAATTGGTCAATCAAGTGAAAAACAACTCAGCAGAATTATTGGAGCCCTACGAAAGCAATAATTAA